The Desmodus rotundus isolate HL8 chromosome 3, HLdesRot8A.1, whole genome shotgun sequence genome includes a region encoding these proteins:
- the MRPS24 gene encoding small ribosomal subunit protein uS3m yields the protein MAASACCRGLGPRVLSWSHALPCAWRALHVSAACAKNRAARVRVGKGDKPVTYEEAHAPHHIAHRKGWLSLHTGNLDGQDHAAERTVEDVFLRKFMLGTFPGCLADQLVLKRRANQVEICALVLRQLPAHKFYFLVGYSETLLSHFYKCPVRVHLQTVPSKAVYKYI from the exons ATGGCGGCGTCGGCGTGCTGCCGAGGCCTCGGGCCCCGG GTGCTTTCCTGGAGCCACGCGCTGCCGTGTGCCTGGCGCGCCCTGCACGTCTCCGCCGCGTGCGCCAAG AATCGGGCGGCCCGGGTCCGAGTGGGCAAAGGGGACAAACCGGTGACGTACGAGGAGGCGCACGCTCCTCATCACATCGCCCACCGCAAAGGCTGGCTGTCGCTGCACACAG GTAACCTGGATGGGCAGGACCACGCTGCAGAGCGCACGGTGGAGGATGTTTTCCTTCGCAAGTTTATGCTGGGCACCTTCCCCGGCTGCCTGGCCGACCAGCTCGTCCTGAAGCGCCGGGCTAACCAGGTGGAGATCTGCGCGCTGGTCCTGAGGCAGCTGCCTGCACACAAGTTCTACTTCCTCGTGGGCTACAGCGAGACCCTGCTGTCCCACTTCTACAAGTGTCCCGTGCGTGTGCACCTGCAGACGGTGCCCTCGAAGGCTGTGTATAAGTACATCTAG
- the LOC128780521 gene encoding histone-lysine N-methyltransferase PRDM9-like isoform X1 codes for MGDGEKGRHRNLQRNLDVLLSRGLRAPRPAFMCHRPRRPAAELQEEDPEDSDEDRAPRRQVKSSWVAFRRERSEPQKATSRVPLSNEYSLKELSGTANLMTASDSEQAQNPASPPGEACAFGQHTRQQSELRREEIEVKMYSLREEIGEPQDDDYLYCEKCQNFFIDSCAVHGPPAFVKDSAVDKGHPNRSALTLPPGLRIGPSGIPEAGLGVWNEAADLPVGLHFGPYEGDITEDEEAAKSRYSWLIAKGRNCYEYVDGKDKSWANWMRYVNCARDDEEQNLVAFQYHEQIFYRTCRVVRPGCELLVWCGDEYGQELGSKWGSKWKRDLAAGRAEPQPEIHPCPSCSLAFSSQKFLSQHVKRSHPPQSLLGTSARKHLQAEEPCPEDQNQQQQQTSTHSWNDKAEGQEVKERSKPLLKRISQRRISRPLFQPSKEQMSSSKHERMMEEEPHRGQKESPEDTGKLFVKVGMSRTVTTEHGGCSQGFNDGSHLIRGQRTHSGEKPYVCRECRRGFTYKSVLIRHQRTHSGEKPYVCRECERGFTRKSHLIIHQRTHSGEKPYVCRECGRGFTWKSHLIIHQRTHSGEKPYVCRECGRGFTYKSVLITHQRTHSGEKPYVCRECGRGFTRKSDLITHQRIHSGEKPYVCRECGRGFICNSVLKRHQRTHSGEKPYVCRECGRGFTCKSVLKRHQRTHSGEKPYVCRECGRGFTWKSDLITHQRTHSGEKPYVCRECGRGFTRNSHLITHQRTHSGEKPYVCKECGQGFTYKSVLKRHQRTHSGEKPYVCRECGRGFTYKSVLKRHQRTHSGEKPYVCRECGRGFIQKSHLIIHQRTHSGEKPYVCRECGRGFTCKSDLKRHQRTHSGEKPYVCRECGRGFTRNSYLITHQGTHSGVKPCICSECGQGFTWKSHLITHQRTHSGEKPYVCRECGRGFTWKSHLITHQRTHSGEKPYVCRECGRGFTRKSDLITHQRTHSGEKPYVCKECGRGFTRNSYLITHQGTHSGEKPCICSECGQWKSHLITHQGTHSGEALCLQVD; via the exons GCAACATCCAGGGTGCCATTAAGCAATGAGTACAGTTTGAAGGAATTGTCAGGAACAGCAAATTTGATGACTGCAAGTGACTCAGAGCAGGCCCAGAATCCAGCGTCCCCTCCTGGAGAAGCGTGTGCCTTTGGACAGCACACTAGACAACAGTCGG AACTCAGGAGAGAGGAGATTGAAGTGAAGATGTACAGCCTACGAGAAGAGATCGGCGAGCCCCAGGATGATGACTACCTCT ATTGTGAGAAGTGTCAGAACTTCTTCATCGACAGCTGTGCTGTGCATGGGCCCCCTGCATTTGTAAAGGACAGTGCAGTGGACAAGGGGCATCCCAACCGCTCGGCtctcaccctgccccctgggtTGAGAATCGGGCCATCGGGCATCCCTGAGGCTGGGCTTGGAGTGTGGAATGAGGCAGCTGATTTGCCAGTGGGTCTGCACTTTGGCCCTTATGAAGGAGACATCACAGAAGATGAAGAGGCAGCCAAGAGCAGATACTCCTGGCTG ATCGCCAAGGGGAGAAACTGCTATGAGTATGTGGATGGAAAGGACAAATCCTGGGCCAACTGGATGAG GTATGTGAACTGCGCCCGGGATGATGAAGAGCAGAACCTGGTGGCCTTTCAATACCACGAACAGATTTTCTACCGAACCTGCCGGGTCGTCAGGCCGGGCTGTGAGCTGCTGGTCTGGTGCGGGGACGAGTatggccaggagctgggcagcAAGTGGGGCAGCAAGTGGAAGAGAGATCTCGCGGCCGGGAGAG CGGAACCACAGCCAGAGATCCACCCAtgtccctcctgctctctggccTTCTCCAGTCAGAAGTTCCTCAGCCAACACGTGAAACGCAGCCACCCCCCTCAGAGTCTCCTGGGAACATCTGCAAGAAAACACCTCCAAGCAGAGGAACCCTGCCCAGAGGATCAGaatcagcagcagcaacaaactAGTACTCACAGCTGGAATGATAAAGCTGAAGGTCAGGAGGTCAAAGAAAGGTCCAAACCTTTGCTTAAAAGGATCAGTCAGAGGAGAATCTCAAGACCCCTTTTCCAGCCTTCCAAAGAACAAATGAGCTCCAGCAAGCATGAGAGAATGATGGAGGAAGAGCCCCATAGAGGCCAGAAAGAGAGTCCAGAGGACACAGGCAAGTTGTTTGTGAAAGTAGGAATGTCAAGAACTGTAACGACCGAGCATGGAGGGTGTTCGCAAGGCTTCAATGATGGGTCACATCTCATTAGaggccagaggacacactcaggggagaagccctatgtttgcagggagtgcaGGCGAGGCTTTACATACAAATCAGTTCTCATCAGACACCaaaggacacactcaggggagaagccctatgtttgcagggagtgtgagAGAGGCTTTACAcggaagtcacatctcatcatacaccagaggacacactcaggggagaagccctatgtttgcagggagtgtgggcgaggctttacatggaagtcacatctcatcatACACCaaaggacacactcaggggagaagccctatgtttgcagggagtgtgggagaggctttACATACAAAtcagttctcatcacacaccagaggacacactccggagagaagccctatgtttgcagggagtgtgggcgaggctttacacgcaagtcagatctcatcacacaccagaggatacactcaggggagaagccctatgtttgcagggaatGTGGCCGAGGCTTTATATGCAATTCAGTCCTCAAAAGACACCAGAGGActcactcaggggagaagccctatgtttgcagggagtgtgggcgaggctttacatgCAAATCAGTTCTCAAAAGACACCAGAGGAcgcactcaggggagaagccctatgtttgcagggagtgtgggagaggctttacctggaagtcagatctcatcacacaccagaggacacactcaggggagaagccctatgtttgcagggagtgtgggcgaggctttacacgcaactcacatctcatcacacaccagaggacacactcaggagagaagccctatgtttgcaagGAGTGTGGGCAAGGCTTTACATACAAATCAGTTCTCAAAAGACACCAGAGGAcgcactcaggggagaagccctatgtttgcagggaatGTGGGAGAGGCTTTACATACAAATCAGTTCTCAAAAGACACCAGAGGAcgcactcaggggagaagccctatgtttgcagggaatGTGGGAGAGGCTTTATAcagaagtcacatctcatcatacaccagaggacacactcaggggagaagccctatgtttgcagggagtgtgggcgaggctttacatgCAAATCAGATCTCAAAAGACACCAGAGGAcgcactcaggggagaagccctatgtttgcagggagtgtgggagaggcttcACACGGAACTcatatctcatcacacaccagggGACACACTCAGGGGTGAAGCCCTGTATTTGCAGCGAGTGTGGGCAAGGCTTTACAtggaagtcacatctcatcacacaccaaaGGACACACtccggggagaagccctatgtttgcagggagtgcgggcgaggctttacatggaagtcacatctcatcacacaccaaaGGACACActcaggagagaagccctatgtttgcagggagtgtgggcgaggctttacacgcaagtcagatctcatcacacaccagaggacacactcaggggagaagccctatgtttgcaaggagtgtgggagaggcttcACACGGAACTcatatctcatcacacaccagggaacacactcaggggagaagccctgtATTTGCAGCGAGTGTGGGCAAtggaagtcacatctcatcacacaccagggGACACACtcgggagaagccctatgtttgcaggtgGACTGA